In Vibrio fluvialis, the DNA window CTGTGCAGTATGGCGCTGAACTTCACAATAATGGTGCGTTGCGGTCAATAAATCGTCAATTCATGCTTTGAGTTGGTGCAAATTAAAATGAAACAATTCAATAACATAAGAGAATATGACTACATTACTCATTAAGGAGTAGTGAAGTTGTTTTGAGAGAATATGAAATTCAGCACAGCGTATGGTTTCTCGGTTTTTGGAACAGGCTTTGCATTTATTAATTGAATAATCATACACATGGATGGTGAATTTATGCAGTTAACGGCAGCGGAGCGAGGATGGCTCCCTTGGCTGGGAAGTACCGGTAAACTGGCAATGCGCAAAGCGTGTTTTATGAATCGTAAACGCGTAGCCTCTCTTGAACAAACCTTTGAAAATATTGCCAATACGCGAGTACAGATCCTCACAACCTGGGCGGAAAACGAGTGGTCTTTTTTACACGATGCGGCGCTCTATCTGGCAACCAAAGCGACGCATGAATACCGCGAAACCCTGCATCGCTTGCTCAAGCGCAGCAGCGATTTTTCTGAACTGTTTATCGTGTCGCCGCAAGGACAGATCATCGACTCCACCTACCCGGCCCAACAAGGTAAGTCGGTCGCTTCGATGCCAGCTCTGCGTGCAGGACTGACGCAGCCTTTTCTGCATGGACCTTATCGTGACGATGTCACGTTAGCGATCGGCCCGTCGAGCTCATTGTTTCACGATGAAGTGACGCTGATGTTCTATCAACCGCTCCGCAATGACGGCGAACTGATTGGCTGTTTGTGCGGCCGTGTTCCCAACGATGTGATTGGCGACCTGATCCAGCGTGAGGCAGGTCATATCTACAGTGAATCGGGCGACAACTACCTGTTTATGGTGCAGTCGCAATTTGACCCGTCAATTCAGCAAGGCGTGGCTCTGTCGCGCTCCCGTTTTGAAGACAACCGTTTTTCCCACGGCGAAAACCTCAAAGAGGGCGTCAATACGCGTTGGGGAGTGGTCAAAGTACAGCGGCACACCGAATTTGAAATTGTGTTCAACGATCCGGCAACCAACAAATTGCATCCCGGAGTGCGAGAAACGATCAACCACGGCAGCAACTTATTTGTGGAATATCCGGGCTATTCGGACTATCGCCACATTCCGGTCATCGGTAAAGGTGTGACCTTCACCATGCCGGGCTCGGTGGATCGCTGGGGCATGATGTGTGAATCGGATCTGGAAGAGGTGTATCGCCACCGTTCACTGGCGCAAAAGCTTGATCAACAGTTTACCCTGAGCATCTTTACGCCGCTGTTATTCCCGTTTCTGGTCAGCTATTGGTACCCGTTGCAAGAGTGGCAACTGCTGTTTTGCTCGTTGATCATGGGCGCGCTTGCAGTCGGAATGTTCCATATGGTGACTTCGCGTCCAATGGCCAAAAATTTGGAAAGCATGACGCAAGTGATGCAGGTGCTGGCGGAAGGCGATGGCAACCTGACCCGACGACTGGATGCCAGCCGATTCAAAGCCGATGAAACGGGCGATTTGGGGCGCTGGACCAACAGCTTCATTGACAGTTTAGAAGGCATCATTAAAGAGCTGGTGTTTGCCAGCCGGGAAGTGCAGAGCGTATCGGAATCGATGTTCCGCCGCAGTCAACTATTGCTTTCGACCAGCGACACAACGGCGACGTCCATCACCGATATGTTGTCACTGGCCGGCATTCAGAGCCAAGAGATCAACAGCGCCAACGATACCGCGAATGAGATGAACCTGTTAATGCAGGAGACCGTAGAAGCCGCGCAACTGGAGTATCAAAAAGCCGCGGAAAGTGCGCAGTCGATCAAAACCATCGTTCAGTCTTCCGCGCAAACGGTGAACGAAGTGAACAGCGAAATGCAGAAAATTGGCGGCATAGTGGCGCTTATCACGGAAATTACCGCGCAGACCAATCTCTTGGCCCTCAATGCCGCGATAGAAGCGGCGCGAGCGGGAGAACACGGTCGCGGCTTTTCCGTAGTGGCCGATGAAGTGCGGGTGTTGGCGAACAAAACATCGCAGGCGGCGAACAACATTGGCGAGTTGATGAAAGCCCTGCACAGCCAGTCGGAACTGGCGGTGAAATACATGCAGGAAGGGATCACGAACGTCGAAAATAGTACCCAGATCGTGGATGATTCCGTGCGCAGCGAGCAGTTACAGTCATCGGCAACGGGTCTGTTTACGCTGATCCAGGGAATTGCCCGCAACAGTGAAGAGCATCGGCAAACGGCGGATTCCGCTCAGCACACTGTAGTGAAGTTGCAGGAAGCGTCATCACAACTGGCGCGGCGGACAACGTTAATGCAAAACTCGCTGCAACGGCTCGATCAATTGGTGGGTCGCTTTGAAGTGAGTAAAGCGTCGTAATATCAATAGGTCAGAAAAGAGAAAAGGCGGGAAACCCCGCCTTTTCTCTTTTCTGTTATTCGGATGTCGCTCGTGGTGAACGGGCTGATTTCTTCCATGGTACGGCGAGCAAAGTGAAGATGCCCAGAGCATAAAACATCGACCAACCTAAACAGATAAAAACACCCGTACAAAGCAACAACGCGATGGCGGCCAACACTTTGGCAAAACCGCTGAGCAGCTTGTATGCGGCAAACATTGCCAGCAGGTAAACCAGCACAAAGATGCCGTTAGCCAGTTTAAGGAAAAATTCAAGATCCAGTCCCGACCATTCACCGAACACGCACGAGATCAGCAAAATGAACCCCACTATCCAGGTGGCGTGAGCCGGGACTCCGCGGCTGGAGAGTTTGGCCGCGGCGCTATGCGGGCGATATTCGCGCGCCTGCGCCCAT includes these proteins:
- a CDS encoding methyl-accepting chemotaxis protein, with product MQLTAAERGWLPWLGSTGKLAMRKACFMNRKRVASLEQTFENIANTRVQILTTWAENEWSFLHDAALYLATKATHEYRETLHRLLKRSSDFSELFIVSPQGQIIDSTYPAQQGKSVASMPALRAGLTQPFLHGPYRDDVTLAIGPSSSLFHDEVTLMFYQPLRNDGELIGCLCGRVPNDVIGDLIQREAGHIYSESGDNYLFMVQSQFDPSIQQGVALSRSRFEDNRFSHGENLKEGVNTRWGVVKVQRHTEFEIVFNDPATNKLHPGVRETINHGSNLFVEYPGYSDYRHIPVIGKGVTFTMPGSVDRWGMMCESDLEEVYRHRSLAQKLDQQFTLSIFTPLLFPFLVSYWYPLQEWQLLFCSLIMGALAVGMFHMVTSRPMAKNLESMTQVMQVLAEGDGNLTRRLDASRFKADETGDLGRWTNSFIDSLEGIIKELVFASREVQSVSESMFRRSQLLLSTSDTTATSITDMLSLAGIQSQEINSANDTANEMNLLMQETVEAAQLEYQKAAESAQSIKTIVQSSAQTVNEVNSEMQKIGGIVALITEITAQTNLLALNAAIEAARAGEHGRGFSVVADEVRVLANKTSQAANNIGELMKALHSQSELAVKYMQEGITNVENSTQIVDDSVRSEQLQSSATGLFTLIQGIARNSEEHRQTADSAQHTVVKLQEASSQLARRTTLMQNSLQRLDQLVGRFEVSKAS